The Astyanax mexicanus isolate ESR-SI-001 chromosome 14, AstMex3_surface, whole genome shotgun sequence genome window below encodes:
- the crls1 gene encoding cardiolipin synthase (CMP-forming) gives MLAVCKQNLLLLSCARGHVARLSVTNVVASRHQHGWGWTRPPEEHGHQILQTKTVTKSFQRLNPQFSSAGARPACVHLLSDPTSRERTSVEASPECIIKSTLRTTPLPAFNRPKLHSSYHSFQLHPCTWLSSDWVHAGALSGVRSYSTVPEPQVQKPSDQEDKRDEATHSASSAPPSNQGSFKELYENPWTIPNFLCMARIVLSPVLGYLIMEQYFHISLGLFVLAGATDLLDGYIARNWPNQKSALGSALDPLADKILISVLYVSLTYAQLIPVPLTALVICRDVALIAAVFYVRYKTVPPPVTLSKFFNPCYTTAQLKPTLISKVNTAVQLLLVAVSLASPIFHYTDSVLLQSLWYFTALTTAASGYSYFHYGRKTVEVLNKTK, from the exons ATGTTGGCAGTTTGTAAACAGAACTTGCTGCTGCTGAGCTGTGCGAGAGGGCACGTAGCTCGGCTTAGTGTCACTAATGTTGTGGCCAGCAGGCACCAGCATGGCTGGGGCTGGACTCGGCCCCCTGAGGAGCATGGCCACCAAATTCTCCAGACTAAAACTGTGACAAAGTCGTTTCAAAGATTAAACCCCCAGTTCAGCAGTGCGGGAGCTCGGCCCGCGTGTGTTCACCTCCTCAGCGACCCCACCAGCCGTGAGAGAACCTCGGTGGAAGCCAGTCCGGAATGTATTATTAAATCAACCCTCAGAACAACCCCCCTCCCTGCGTTCAACAGACCAAAACTCCACAGCTCTTACCACAGCTTCCAGCTGCACCCATGCACCTGGCTCTCCAGTGACTGGGTCCATGCTGGAGCTCTCTCTGGGGTCAGAAGCTACAGCACTGTTCCTGAACCTCAAGTTCAGAAACCATCAGATCAAGAAGACAAGAGAGATGAAGCCACCCATAGTGCCTCCTCTGCCCCACCTTCAAACCAAGGATCCTTTAAAGAGCTG TATGAAAATCCTTGGACAATCCCCAATTTCCTCTGCATGGCTAGAATTGTACTGTCTCCTGTCCTGGGCTACTTGATTATGGAACAGTACTTCCATATATCTCTTGGACTATTTGTTTTGGCTGGAGCGACAGACTTG CTGGACGGCTATATTGCTCGAAACTGGCCAAACCAGAAGTCGGCACTGGGCAGCGCTCTGGATCCACTGGCGGATAAGATCCTTATTAGTGTGCTGTACGTCAGCCTCACATATGCACAGCTCATCCCAG ttCCACTCACTGCTCTGGTGATCTGCAGGGATGTAGCCCTGATTGCCGCGGTTTTCTATGTACGATACAAAACTGTTCCTCCTCCG GTTACCCTCAGCAAGTTTTTTAACCCATGCTACACTACTGCCCAGCTTAAACCAACACTTATAAGCAAG GTCAACACTGCAGTCCAGTTGTTGCTGGTGGCTGTATCACTTGCATCCCCAATTTTCCACTATACTGACAGTGTTTTGCTGCAGTCTTTGTG GTACTTTACTGCACTGACGACTGCAGCATCGGGTTACAGCTACTTTCATTATGGAAGGAAAACTGTTGAAGTATTGAACAAAACAAAGTAG
- the napba gene encoding N-ethylmaleimide-sensitive factor attachment protein, beta a isoform X1, with protein MDNTGKEKEAMQLMAEADKKVKSSGSFLGGMFGGNHKVEDACEMYARAANMFKMAKNWSAAGNAFCQAARLHMQMQNKLDAATSFVDAGNAYKKADPQEAINCLNAAIDIYTDMGRFTIAAKHHMTIAEVYESELVDIEKAIAHYEQAADYYKGEESNSSANKCLLKVGFYCAQLEQYPKAIEIFEQVATSTMDNPLLKYNAKEYFWKASLCHFIVDELNAKLAIEKYESMFPAFSDSRECKLLKKLLEAHEEQNSEAFTEAVKEFDSISRLDQWQTTMLLRIKKTIQGDSGDLK; from the exons ATGGATAATACCGGCAAGGAGAAGGAGGCCATGCAGCTGATGGCTGAGGCTGACAAAAAAGTCAAGTCATCCGGGTCGTTTCTCGGAGGGATGTTCGG gGGTAACCACAAGGTAGAGGATGCCTGTGAGATGTATGCGAGAGCTGCCAACATGTTCAAAATGGCCAAGAACTGGAGTG cTGCAGGCAATGCTTTCTGCCAGGCTGCAAGACTTCATATGCAGATGCAGAACAAGCTGGATGCTGCCACCAGCTTTGTTGATGCTGGCAATGCTTACAAGAAGGCTGATCCTCAAG AGGCTATCAACTGCTTAAATGCAGCCATCGACATATATACAGACATG GGACGATTCACAATTGCAGCCAAACATCACATGACTATTGCAGAAGTGTACGAATCCGAGCTAGTGGACATTGAGAAG GCAATTGCCCATTACGAACAAGCTGCTGACTACTATAAAGGAGAGGAATCAAACAg CTCTGCCAACAAATGTCTGCTGAAAGTTGGGTTTTATTGTGCGCAGTTGGAACAGTACCCCAAAGCCATTGAAATCTTTGAACAG gTTGCAACCAGCACAATGGATAACCCGCTACTGAAATACAATGCAAAAGAGTACTTCTGGAAAGCTTCACTGTGCCATTTCATTGTGGATGAATTAAATGCaaag ctggCCATAGAGAAGTATGAAAGTATGTTTCCAGCATTTTCAGACTCAAGAGAATGCAAGCTCTTGAAA AAACTGCTGGAAGCGCACGAGGAGCAGAACAGTGAGGCGTTCACTGAGGCT GTGAAGGAATTCGACTCAATCTCTCGTCTGGACCAGTGGCAGACCACCATGCTGCTGCGCATCAAAAAGACTATCCAGGGAGACTCCGGCGACCTGAAATGA
- the mcm8 gene encoding DNA helicase MCM8, translated as MNGQGTGKSSWRGGGSSGSWRGGGSSGSWRGGSSSGSWRGGKGPDQGGGAGWRGGGWNGGRGRGWRGRPWGRGGSSHSHNTQRGAEYASSVPRVTQATLDITCPYKGWRLYFSEGFVESTPYVEKIKTFEQYFTSQIDLYDKDEIERKGSILVDYKDLLLNKQISAALPDLARELRDMPDKILDCLGLAIHQVLTKDLERHADELQVQEGLPTEDTPIINIPHISARIYNYEPLTPLKMLRANIYGKFVAIRGTVVRVSNIKPLCSKMAFICNSCGDTQSLDLPDGKYTTPSKCPQKECRGRIFTPNRSSPLTLTVDWQTIKVQELISDDQRESGRIPRTIECELTQDLVDSCVPGDMVTITGIIKVSNEEGSGRNKKDKCMFLLYINANSVSNSKGQKSKSASEPESQGASVEFSLKDLYGIQEIQAQEDLFKLIVNSLCPAIYGHLLVKAGLALALFGGCQKYVDDKNRIPIRGDPHVLVVGDPGLGKSQMLQAVCNVSPRGIYVCGNTTTSSGLTVSLSRDSGSGDYALEAGALVLGDQGICCIDEFDKMGNQHQALLEAMEQQSISLAKAGIVCTLPARTSIIAAANPVGGHYNKGKTVSENLKMGSALLSRFDLVFILLDTPNEDHDHMLSEHIMAMRAGKKGMVSSAAVARNCTQESNISILEISSDQPLSDRLKVLPGENFDPIPHQLLRKYVGYARHYVHPNLSAEAAQVLQDFYLELRKQNQSADSTPITTRQLESLIRLTEARARLELREKATESDAEDVVDIMKHSLADTYSDEFGRLDFNRSQLGSGMSNRSKVKKFVVALNQIAERSHRTLFDLPELRQLAKELQIQVVDFEGFISALNEQGYLLKKGHKKYQLQTI; from the exons ATGAATGGACAGGGAACTGGAAAAAGTTCTTGGAGGGGTGGAGGCAGTTCTGGTTCATGGAGAGGTGGAGGCAGTTCCGGTTCATGGAGGGGTGGAAGCAGTTCTGGTTCATGGAGGGGTGGAAAGGGCCCAGATCAAGGTGGAGGGGCTGGATGGCGAGGAGGTGGCTGGAACGGAGGACGAGGTAGAGGCTGGAGGGGTCGTCCTTGGGGAAGAGGAGGAAGCAGTCACTCACACAATACACAGCGTG GTGCGGAATATGCTTCATCGGTTCCTCGTGTAACGCAGGCCACACTTGATATTACATGTCCTTACAAGGGATGGAGGCTCTACTTTTCTGAGG gttTTGTCGAATCTACACCTTATGTTGAGAAGATAAAGACATTTGAGCAATACTTCACATCGCAGATTGATCTTTATGACAAG GATGAAATTGAAAGGAAAGGAAGCATCCTGGTGGACTACAAAGACCTTCTCTTAAACAAACAGATATCTGCTGCTTTACCTGATCTTGCTCGTGAGCTCAGAGACATGCCTGATAAGATACTGGACTGTCTAGGCTTAGCTATTCATCAG GTGTTGACAAAGGATCTGGAAAGGCATGCTGATGAACTACAAGTTCAGGAGGGGCTACCCACAGAGGACACGCCCATTATCAACATCCCACACATAAGTGCTAG GATTTATAACTATGAGCCATTAACACCACTGAAGATGCTGAGAGCCAACATATATGGCAAATTTGTGGCTATTAGAGGGACTGTGGTGAGAGTGAGCAACATCAAACCTCTCTGCAGTAAGATGGCTTTTATCTGTAATAGCTGTGGAGACACTCAGAGTCTGGATCTGCCTGATGGGAAATACACTACACCCTCTAAG TGTCCACAAAAAGAATGCCGTGGTCGAATCTTTACGCCTAACAGAAGTTCTCCCCTAACACTCACTGTTGACTGGCAGACCATAAA GGTTCAGGAGCTAATATCAGATGACCAGCGTGAGTCGGGACGTATTCCTCGAACTATCGAGTGTGAACTCACTCAGGACCTGGTGGACAGCTGTGTACCCGGAGACATGGTCACCATTACAGGAATTATTAAAGTGTCCAATGAGGAAG GGAGTGGAAGAAATAAAAAGGACAAGTGCATGTTCCTGCTGTATATCAATGCAAACTCGGTCAGTAACTCAAAAGGGCAAAAAAGCAAGTCTGCTTCTGAACCAGAAAGCCAGGGGGCATCAGTAGAGTTTTCGCTCAAAGACCTGTATGGCATCCAGGAGATTCAAGCACAAGAGGACCTTTTCAAATTAATTGTAAA CTCTCTCTGCCCAGCCATCTATGGTCATTTG CTTGTTAAAGCAGGATTAGCTCTGGCTTTATTTGGAGGCTGCCAGAAATATGTGGATGATAAGAACCGAATCCCCATAAGAGGAGACCCACACGTGCTTGTTGTTGGAGATCCTGGACTTGGAAAAAGTCAGATGTTACAG GCAGTCTGTAACGTTTCTCCACGTGGCATCTATGTGTGTGGAAACACTACCACCTCCTCAGGATTGACGGTCTCTCTATCCAGGGACAGTGGTTCTGGAGACTATGCCCTAGAGGCTGGAGCTTTAGTTCTGGGTGATCAAG gGATCTGTTGCATTGATGAATTTGATAAAATGGGGAATCAGCATCAGGCTTTGTTGGAAGCTATGGAACAGCAGAGCATAAGCTTGGCAAAAGCTGGCATTGTGTGCACCCTTCCAGCTCGAACCTCCATCATTGCAGCGGCTAACCCAGTGGGAGGCCATTACAATAAGGGGAAGACAGTATCTGAGAATCTTAA AATGGGCAGTGCCTTACTGTCGAGATTTGATTTGGTTTTCATCCTTCTGGACACTCCAAACGAGGACCATGACCACATGCTGTCAGAACACATCATGGCTATGCGTGCAGGCAAAAAAGGCATGGTTAGCAGTGCTGCAGTTGCCAGGAACTGCACTCAGGAGTCCAACATATCTATTCTGGAGATTTCATCAGACCAGCCTCTTTCAGACAGACTTAAG GTGCTTCCTGGGGAGAATTTTGACCCAATTCCCCACCAGCTGCTGCGCAAGTATGTGGGTTATGCCCGACACTACGTGCACCCTAATCTCTCAGCTGAAGCTGCACAGGTCCTTCAGGATTTCTACCTGGAGCTACGCAAGCAGAACCAATCAGCTGATAGCACCCCCATTACAACACGCCAGTTGGAATCTCTCATCCGCCTCACTGAG GCAAGAGCACGCCTTGAGCTCAGAGAGAAAGCTACTGAGAGTGATGCAGAAGATGTGGTGGACATAATGAAACACAG tttGGCAGATACCTACTCAGATGAATTTGGCCGGCTGGATTTTAATCGATCTCAGCTTGGGTCTGGGATGAGCAACAGATCAAAAGTCAAGAAGTTTGTTGTGGCATTAAACCAAATTGCTGAGCGTAGTCACAGGACGTTGTTTGACTTACCAGAGCTGCGACAACTGGCAAAAGAGCTCCAAATTCAG GTGGTTGATTTTGAGGGCTTCATCAGCGCACTCAATGAACAAGGTTACCTGCTAAAAAAAGGACATAAAAAATATCAGCTCCAAActatttga
- the LOC103047496 gene encoding tribbles homolog 2 isoform X1, whose protein sequence is MSSPVCKEPLGCCKGGRVGNYVIREKVGQNVFRAAHVHSGQKLQCKKFPISRYLQSVAVYLHLPVHPSLPEITDTVVQDMMAYVFFDLSYGNMQTYVQTSRSLEEDEASQLFHQMVSAVAHCHCHDVVLRDLKLRRFVFKNKERSRLMLASLDDACVMDRCDDFLYGKHSCSIYYTSPEDLLEEGKYSGKAADVWSLGVMLYTILVGRYPFTGSDSSIIFKKIQRCSFNIPEILSPKARCLIQSILRQDPSERLRAEEILDHPWFSSPNSGNVWRSMIYCQDDDQMVPELCSCDPGS, encoded by the exons ATGTCCTCTCCTGTGTGTAAAGAGCCGCTCGGTTGTTGTAAAGGTGGTCGGGTTGGGAATTATGTGATACGTGAGAAAGTTGGGCAGAATGTGTTCAGAGCAGCTCATGttcacagcggccagaagctccaGTGTAAG AAGTTTCCCATCTCTAGATATTTGCAGTCAGTGGCCGTCTACCTTCACCTTCCTGTCCATCCCAGCCTTCCTGAGATAACTGATACTGTTGTTCAGGATATGATGGCATATGTGTTCTTTGATCTGAGCTATGGTAACATGCAGACATACGTTCAGACCTCAAGAAGCTTAGAAGAAGATGAAGCTTCACAACTCTTTCATCAGATGGTGTCTGCTGTGGCACATTGTCATTGTCATGATGTTGTTCTGCGTGACCTGAAATTACGAAgatttgtgtttaaaaataaagagag GTCCAGACTGATGCTGGCCAGCCTTGATGATGCATGTGTAATGGACAGATGTGATGATTTTTTGTATGGAAAGCACAGTTGCTCTATCTATTACACCAGTCCAGAAGACCTGCTGGAAGAGGGCAAGTACTCAGGGAAGGCAGCAGATGTCTGGAGTCTTGGAGTTATGCTATACACCATTCTTGTTGGACGATACCCTTTCACTGGTTCAGACTCCAGCATTATCTTCAAAAAAATCCAGAGGTGTAGCTTTAATATTCCAGAGATTCTCTCCCCTAAAGCCCGGTGTCTGATACAGAGCATCCTACGTCAGGACCCATCAGAACGACTAAGGGCAGAAGAAATCCTAGACCACCCTTGGTTTTCGTCTCCTAACTCTGGGAATGTGTGGAGGAGTATGATCTACTGCCAAGATGATGATCAGATGGTCCCAGAATTGTGTAGCTGTGATCCAGGCAGCTGA
- the napba gene encoding N-ethylmaleimide-sensitive factor attachment protein, beta a isoform X2, which translates to MPVRCMRELPTCSKWPRTGVLQAMLSARLQDFICRCRTSWMLPPALLMLAMLTRRLILKGRFTIAAKHHMTIAEVYESELVDIEKAIAHYEQAADYYKGEESNSSANKCLLKVGFYCAQLEQYPKAIEIFEQVATSTMDNPLLKYNAKEYFWKASLCHFIVDELNAKLAIEKYESMFPAFSDSRECKLLKKLLEAHEEQNSEAFTEAVKEFDSISRLDQWQTTMLLRIKKTIQGDSGDLK; encoded by the exons ATGCCTGTGAGATGTATGCGAGAGCTGCCAACATGTTCAAAATGGCCAAGAACTGGAGTG cTGCAGGCAATGCTTTCTGCCAGGCTGCAAGACTTCATATGCAGATGCAGAACAAGCTGGATGCTGCCACCAGCTTTGTTGATGCTGGCAATGCTTACAAGAAGGCTGATCCTCAAG GGACGATTCACAATTGCAGCCAAACATCACATGACTATTGCAGAAGTGTACGAATCCGAGCTAGTGGACATTGAGAAG GCAATTGCCCATTACGAACAAGCTGCTGACTACTATAAAGGAGAGGAATCAAACAg CTCTGCCAACAAATGTCTGCTGAAAGTTGGGTTTTATTGTGCGCAGTTGGAACAGTACCCCAAAGCCATTGAAATCTTTGAACAG gTTGCAACCAGCACAATGGATAACCCGCTACTGAAATACAATGCAAAAGAGTACTTCTGGAAAGCTTCACTGTGCCATTTCATTGTGGATGAATTAAATGCaaag ctggCCATAGAGAAGTATGAAAGTATGTTTCCAGCATTTTCAGACTCAAGAGAATGCAAGCTCTTGAAA AAACTGCTGGAAGCGCACGAGGAGCAGAACAGTGAGGCGTTCACTGAGGCT GTGAAGGAATTCGACTCAATCTCTCGTCTGGACCAGTGGCAGACCACCATGCTGCTGCGCATCAAAAAGACTATCCAGGGAGACTCCGGCGACCTGAAATGA
- the LOC103047496 gene encoding tribbles homolog 2 isoform X2: MSSPVCKEPLGCCKGGRVGNYVIREKVGQNVFRAAHVHSGQKLQCKFPISRYLQSVAVYLHLPVHPSLPEITDTVVQDMMAYVFFDLSYGNMQTYVQTSRSLEEDEASQLFHQMVSAVAHCHCHDVVLRDLKLRRFVFKNKERSRLMLASLDDACVMDRCDDFLYGKHSCSIYYTSPEDLLEEGKYSGKAADVWSLGVMLYTILVGRYPFTGSDSSIIFKKIQRCSFNIPEILSPKARCLIQSILRQDPSERLRAEEILDHPWFSSPNSGNVWRSMIYCQDDDQMVPELCSCDPGS, from the exons ATGTCCTCTCCTGTGTGTAAAGAGCCGCTCGGTTGTTGTAAAGGTGGTCGGGTTGGGAATTATGTGATACGTGAGAAAGTTGGGCAGAATGTGTTCAGAGCAGCTCATGttcacagcggccagaagctccaGTGTAAG TTTCCCATCTCTAGATATTTGCAGTCAGTGGCCGTCTACCTTCACCTTCCTGTCCATCCCAGCCTTCCTGAGATAACTGATACTGTTGTTCAGGATATGATGGCATATGTGTTCTTTGATCTGAGCTATGGTAACATGCAGACATACGTTCAGACCTCAAGAAGCTTAGAAGAAGATGAAGCTTCACAACTCTTTCATCAGATGGTGTCTGCTGTGGCACATTGTCATTGTCATGATGTTGTTCTGCGTGACCTGAAATTACGAAgatttgtgtttaaaaataaagagag GTCCAGACTGATGCTGGCCAGCCTTGATGATGCATGTGTAATGGACAGATGTGATGATTTTTTGTATGGAAAGCACAGTTGCTCTATCTATTACACCAGTCCAGAAGACCTGCTGGAAGAGGGCAAGTACTCAGGGAAGGCAGCAGATGTCTGGAGTCTTGGAGTTATGCTATACACCATTCTTGTTGGACGATACCCTTTCACTGGTTCAGACTCCAGCATTATCTTCAAAAAAATCCAGAGGTGTAGCTTTAATATTCCAGAGATTCTCTCCCCTAAAGCCCGGTGTCTGATACAGAGCATCCTACGTCAGGACCCATCAGAACGACTAAGGGCAGAAGAAATCCTAGACCACCCTTGGTTTTCGTCTCCTAACTCTGGGAATGTGTGGAGGAGTATGATCTACTGCCAAGATGATGATCAGATGGTCCCAGAATTGTGTAGCTGTGATCCAGGCAGCTGA